A region of the Thermogemmatispora onikobensis genome:
ACCTGCCGTCCATTACTATACTCTACCACGACGCGCAGCGCAATCTGGTCGGGCGGCAGAGTCCCATAGGGGATCACGCAGGTTCCCAGGCGATGGGTCACGGCATCGTTCTCATTGACTTGCACAGCGGCCACCGGGTTCACGGTTGCGATCGCCCCCAGCTGTTGGAAGAGCAAGGTGCGATCCAGCACCAGCGAGGTCACGCCGCGCGGCTGCAAGGCATCGAGCAGCATCAAAGCTGCCTGAGCGGGGCGTGGGGCATGAGCCAGTACACCGCCGGTAGCCAGGATCAGATCGGGCGAGAAATTGCTGAGGGCGCCCCCTTTCAGGGCTTCGGCGGTCAGAAGGATCGCCTCGCGGGCGAAGGCCTGGCTGATTTGCAGCTCCCGCTGATTGCTGGGGACCACATGGGGGTGCAGCATCGTATTGAGCACAAACTGGCGCAGCTCCTCATCGGAGACGTCAAACGGCAACCAGCGGCTAATATGCTGGGAGCCAACGCGCTTCAACAGTTCGCCCAGCCCAGAGCCGACGCCGATGCCCGCCTTGACCATCGGGATGAACTCCCCGCGCTCTCCAGCTAACAGCAAGGTTGTATTGGCCCCTCCCGCATCGACGGCCATGACGTTCATCGTGTAGTGGTGGGCCAGAAAGCGCACCAGGCTACTGAGGGAGGTTGCTGTGGCTACCGGGGAGGCCGAGGACCAGGACCAGAGGGTCTCGCTGCCGGGCAAACGGCGCAGAATCGAGCGTTCGTAGAGTGAGCTGGCGGCCAGGCTGATCGGGCCGAGATTGGAGGCTGAGACCAGGGGGTCCAGGCGCATTACTTCACCGGCCCCATTGATCAGGCGTCGCGAGGCCTCCACATACTGAGGGGCGGCGGCATAGAGCACCGGCACAGGGAAAAGCCGCGTCTTCTCGCGTTGCTCCTGGGCCGCATTCACCAAAAGCTGGCAGGCCTCCTGAATCGGAGTGGCTCCTGCTGGCCCATCGGCCATACCAACAATGATAGCCGCATGCGGCTGTAGCTCGCGCAGGCGGTCGATCTGCCGGCGCCATTCCAGGGCCAGACGTTCGGGGGTCCAGGGTAGGGGGCTGACCCCTGGCAAGGGGGTAGCGCCCGGTTGCGTGAGCTGGCCAGCGGCCATACTGGCGGTAAACGTTGGAGACGGCAGGGCCTGGGTCTCGGCATAGAGGCCGGAGACCGCCTGGCTGACCAGGTCCGTCAACGCGGGGCTGGCCGCGCCCAGAACCACCAACCGGAGCGGGCCGCCAGCGCTAATAGTGGTCACGAAGACATCCACGCCATTGCCATCCGGCTGCTCCGGCTCCAGCAAACGGCCATCGACAATAATCTGCCGCCCCGTGACCAGCTCAATCTCGTTGATAGCCTGGACGATGCCCCGAGTAATATCCTCCTGGGGAGTAGCCAGCGTTGTCGGGGCCTCGCCGCGTGCCATCAGGCGATACTGTCCTTCGACCAGGCCCAGCAACGAAACCTTGGTCAGCACGCTGCCGCAGTCGGCAACCAAAATAGAATTTGCGGCAGCGGCATCTTTTCTATGAGCGGCTGCCTGACCCTCCTGCTGATTCAACTGCGTCTGCATCTCCAGAACACCCCTCTTCTCTCACCTAGTGCGGGAACCAGCTACGAATCACATCGAGGAAGCTACGCTTAGCAGGCCGGGCCTGAGCCTGCGCTCGAGACTGGGCGTGGGCCTCGGCGCCTGGCCCTGGAGGCGGCGCAGATGGAGGCGGCGCCATATAGGCGGGAGCCGCCGGAACAGGATTCGCGCCGGCATTGGCGCCGATACCGGTATAGGCAGCGGGATACCCTGGAGGGTTCCCAGGCGTTCCGGGCATTCCCGCCCCAGCGGCTCCCGCCGCTGGAGGTGAGGCCGGCGCCATCTGCCCGTAGCGGGGGTCAGTTCCCTGAGTGGGCAGCGAAGGCGTCGCCGAGGCCACCCCCAGGAGAGAAGCGAAGACATTGGCCGCCGCTTCACTCTGCTCGCTGACGCCCAGCTCCGTACGGGGCCGGCTGGGCACACGCATATTCTCAACGCGCGGTTGCATAGGATCGGGCAACGTTCGCCCAGGCTCCTGGACGGCCATCGGGTCCTGTCCATGAGAGCCAGCGGGAGCAGGCGTTTCCATCGAGGAGCGTAGCCATTCGGGCAAAGCATTCATATCGATGAGTGAGGCCGCCGTCAGCCCGCCGGCGGGCAGAGACGGCGTCGGAGGGGGAGCTGCCGATCCTCCTTGCGCCCCTGGGGATGGCGAGGCTGGTCTCAAGCCCGCATTTTCCAGCTGACCCTCACGCAGCCAGGCGGGCAAAGCGCTCATATCGATCAAAGAAGCTGCTTCCAGGCGGGTAGCGCCTCCGGCTGCGGGAGCGTCCAGCCTCGGGGCCGCCTCTCCAGTCGCGCTCTGGCCCCGTAGCCAGTCCGGTAACTGCTGGGGATCAATCAAATCGTGGGCCTGCAGCGGCTGCCCGGGTGCGGGAGCTGGTCCTGGCTGGGCGCTTGTCGCCCGGCTCCACTCTGGAGAGGCGGGTCCCGACGGCTCCACTCCGGCCCCAGCCGGGCCAGCCGCAGCCGTCGACGGCCCTAAAGATTTCATCCATTCTGGCAGGGCCTCCGGCTCAACCAGGCTTGAGGCGGGAATATCCTTCTGACCGCTCAGCCCACTCTCACGTGCTCCCGTCCCCTCCTGTCCCTGCCCCTCGCGCATCCAGGAAGGCAGGGCCTGCTCATCGATGAGAGAGCGGGCAGTAATCCCTCGGGCGGGCGGGGCTGCTGCGTAGCCCGCCGGCCCGCCAAGCTGGGCACTGGCCGGAAACTGATATTCTGCAGTATCTTCCTTTTGCTCGGCGCGCATCCAGCTTGGGAGGCTCTCCTCGTCGATCAAATCAGCGGCAGAGAGAGGGATAGGGCCAGTAGTACCCGCTGGCAAGCGCTCACCTGCCCGTAACGACTGCAGCCATGCCGGCAACTCTGACCGCTGAGATACCCCTTTCTGCGCATCTGCAGCACCTGCAGCACTTCCAACTCCGCCAGATAATGGCAAGCCGCAGCGCCGGCACGTCGCCATGCCGGCAGCGACTGGCTCTCCACAGTTGCTACACCTAATCACTGTTGCTCCTCACTTTCACCAGGCCGTCACCTTCGCTCCTGGATCTGGCTCGCTCGCAGTGTAGCATGCTTTTCGCTGGCACGCAACGCACTGCGCTGGCTGCCTGCCTCGATTGCTATAGCCACCTGGTGATAAACATGACCAGGCTCACTGATATGATACTATAGATCCATAATTCCCAGCCAAAAGTACTACTTACTTCTCTCCGCTGCAGACTACCCTCCCCCTCCCTTGCAGGCGAGCAAGGCCCTTTTTACAATAGAACTGGCCCTGTCGGCATTCTGTAACAAAAGATAGGACAGATGCTTCTCATTCGCCAGACAAAAGAAGGAGGAGACACGGCGATGGAGAAAAGGAGCGCCCACCGTTTCCCGTGGTGGTGGCAGTTCTTAGCCTGGTTACTGGTGAGTAGTGGGATTAGCCTGCTGGCGCGGCGCCGAGGCGCTCTCAGTCGCAGCGGGGTGCCAGCGGCTATCGTGACTGGCACGGTGACCGCCGGCGCAGGTGGCTGGGAGCTGGGCCTCTCCCTTATCTTCTTCTTCCTCTCCTCCAGCTTCCTTTCTCGCTTCCGCCAGCAGCAGAAGGCCACTATCGCGGCGGAGCAGTCCAACAAGGGCAGTGCTCGCGACATGCTGCAAGTGGCAGCAAACGGAGGTGTAGCCACCTGGTGCGCGTTGCGTTATGGGCTACGCCGGCGTTCAGTGCTCTCGCCGGTCCAGGTTGAGCGCACCTCCTGTGATCCCTGGCTGGCGGCCTTTGGGGGCGCTCTGGCAACGGCAACAGCCGATACCTGGGCTACTGAGCTAGGCATGTTGACGAGCCGTCCTCCCCGTCTGATCACAAGCGGGCGTCCGGTGGCGCCGGGCATCTCAGGGGGAGTCTCCTGGCCGGGCACGCTGGCTGCAGCGGCGGGCGCTCTGGCAACTGGCATAGTGCTGCAGGGCTTGCTCGCCCTGGCCCGGCTGCGCCCCGGCGGTGCCAGTGAGCCAGACCACAGCCGACCGCTTCCGCTCGCCACCATCGCCTGGCTTAGCGGTCTGGCAGGCAGTCTGATCGACAGTCTTCTCGGTGCCACCCTCCAGACCATCTATCGTTGCCCGCGCTGTGGGCAGGAGACCGAGCAGCGTCGCCACCAACGGTGTGGTAGCCTCACCCAGCGTGTGCGTGGCTGGCCGGGAGTCAACAACGATGTAGTGAATTTCCTGGCAACCCTGAGCGGGAGCCTGATCGCTGCTGTCCTCAGCCGCTGCAGCGCGCCCCAGCGGGGCCGGGGCTAGACGAGATTGTCCGCCAGCCGGCTGAAGAAGGGTAGCCGATAGTCCGGCCTGAGCCAGGCCATGAACATGAGCCACAGCCAGAGCAAGAGCATCAGCCAGCCTAGCAGGTTGATCAGCAGACTCAGGCCAAACCCAATCAGCCAGCCAAAGAGGGGCAGCAGACCCAGC
Encoded here:
- a CDS encoding glutamate mutase L is translated as MQTQLNQQEGQAAAHRKDAAAANSILVADCGSVLTKVSLLGLVEGQYRLMARGEAPTTLATPQEDITRGIVQAINEIELVTGRQIIVDGRLLEPEQPDGNGVDVFVTTISAGGPLRLVVLGAASPALTDLVSQAVSGLYAETQALPSPTFTASMAAGQLTQPGATPLPGVSPLPWTPERLALEWRRQIDRLRELQPHAAIIVGMADGPAGATPIQEACQLLVNAAQEQREKTRLFPVPVLYAAAPQYVEASRRLINGAGEVMRLDPLVSASNLGPISLAASSLYERSILRRLPGSETLWSWSSASPVATATSLSSLVRFLAHHYTMNVMAVDAGGANTTLLLAGERGEFIPMVKAGIGVGSGLGELLKRVGSQHISRWLPFDVSDEELRQFVLNTMLHPHVVPSNQRELQISQAFAREAILLTAEALKGGALSNFSPDLILATGGVLAHAPRPAQAALMLLDALQPRGVTSLVLDRTLLFQQLGAIATVNPVAAVQVNENDAVTHRLGTCVIPYGTLPPDQIALRVVVEYSNGRQVQVEVMSGSIEVVPLRLNEQALLTLYPAQTVDVGLGPGERARAAEEIDGGLVGLIIDARGRPLVLPADKAERQARLLQWSQAIGA
- a CDS encoding DUF92 domain-containing protein, giving the protein MEKRSAHRFPWWWQFLAWLLVSSGISLLARRRGALSRSGVPAAIVTGTVTAGAGGWELGLSLIFFFLSSSFLSRFRQQQKATIAAEQSNKGSARDMLQVAANGGVATWCALRYGLRRRSVLSPVQVERTSCDPWLAAFGGALATATADTWATELGMLTSRPPRLITSGRPVAPGISGGVSWPGTLAAAAGALATGIVLQGLLALARLRPGGASEPDHSRPLPLATIAWLSGLAGSLIDSLLGATLQTIYRCPRCGQETEQRRHQRCGSLTQRVRGWPGVNNDVVNFLATLSGSLIAAVLSRCSAPQRGRG